One Etheostoma cragini isolate CJK2018 chromosome 6, CSU_Ecrag_1.0, whole genome shotgun sequence DNA window includes the following coding sequences:
- the LOC117945930 gene encoding beta-2 adrenergic receptor, producing the protein MIETGTATMLDRTEPAHCTVCCCTLANKILMVLFMVLLIFAILFGNLLTLAVVLGTKHFHTPQGYLKASLAVADLAVGIFVVPLSVYAEVYLMVADLAPEWTSYNSQLVSFHPCNLIGPIFAGCTLVSITTIFLLTIERSIAVLRPLHKDSVITRRRTTILIVLSWVGSFFLAVSPMVFSSEISLEYNSCSRMCNYALGTIGEFPSQAWNILLLFPMFDFTLLGGTVVINVVSLSSIRQHSRRRKHLAEGERQNSSKPTFSDIKAAKTIGTLTLAFTASFTPIAVFVVGNVLGNKWCDFSFFAFWILATNSCWNVIIYSVRDQKFRLCAHKLLMPFQRKTSTKV; encoded by the coding sequence ATGATTGAGACCGGCACCGCGACCATGTTGGACCGAACTGAGCCGGCACACTGCACCGTGTGCTGCTGCACGCTGGCAAACAAAATCCTCATGGTGCTCTTCATGGTGCTGCTGATCTTCGCCATCTTGTTTGGGAACTTGCTGACTCTGGCTGTGGTTCTCGGGACCAAACACTTCCACACGCCGCAGGGTTACCTGAAGGCATCCCTGGCCGTGGCTGACCTGGCGGTGGGGATTTTCGTAGTGCCGCTCTCCGTCTACGCCGAGGTCTACCTCATGGTGGCCGACTTGGCGCCTGAGTGGACGTCCTACAACTCGCAGTTAGTGAGCTTCCACCCGTGCAACCTCATCGGACCCATCTTTGCCGGGTGCACCCTGGTCTCCATCACCACCATCTTCCTGCTGACGATCGAGAGGAGCATCGCCGTGTTGCGGCCGCTGCACAAGGACTCTGTGATCACAAGGAGAAGGACCACGATCCTCATCGTCCTCTCCTGGGTGGGGAGCTTCTTCCTGGCGGTGTCGCCAATGGTCTTCAGCAGCGAGATCTCCCTGGAGTACAACTCCTGCAGCCGGATGTGTAACTACGCGTTGGGGACCATTGGCGAGTTCCCCAGCCAGGCGTGgaacatcctcctcctcttcccaaTGTTCGACTTCACCCTCCTCGGGGGAACCGTGGTCATCAACGTGGTCTCTCTGTCCAGCATCAGGCAGCACTCGAGGCGCAGGAAACATCTGGCCGAGGGGGAGCGCCAAAACAGCAGCAAACCTACGTTTTCGGACATCAAAGCAGCCAAAACCATTGGGACTCTGACGTTGGCGTTCACCGCCTCGTTCACCCCTATCGCGGTCTTCGTGGTCGGGAACGTTTTGGGGAATAAATGGTGCGACTTTTCCTTTTTCGCCTTCTGGATTTTGGCCACCAACAGTTGCTGGAATGTGATCATTTACAGCGTGAGGGATCAGAAGTTCAGACTTTGCGCACACAAGCTCCTCATGCCTTTCCAGAGAAAAACCTCAACCAAAGTCTAA